Proteins from one Chiloscyllium punctatum isolate Juve2018m chromosome 4, sChiPun1.3, whole genome shotgun sequence genomic window:
- the dll4 gene encoding delta-like protein 4 — protein MATFPSIGTALFLLLVPQVSASGTFELRIEQFENSGALLAAGNRCVPECRTFFRVCLKHFQKVVSPEPCTYGNVLTPLLGTNSFTVPDNQAPLRINFTFKWPGTFSLIIEAWNSASNLPSLNVTSPETLISRFAIQRHQPVGTAWAQDSLQGEHTQLYYSYRVVCSQHYYGEGCSDYCRPRNDTFGHYTCGKEGQRLCLPGWQNEYCSQSICQAGCSLDHGYCDQPGECKCHYGWQGRLCDQCMHYPGCLHGTCQQPFQCTCKEGWGGLFCNQDLNYCTHNRPCLNNATCTNTGQGSYTCTCQPGFTGTNCESALRQCDSSPCRNGGTCTELDDSYMCSCLPGFYGQHCEDSTLTCAESPCFNGGSCIERSQGPPYSCICPLAFTGLNCEQKVDWCTRNLCANGGQCFDLGFSRMCRCQAGFAGQRCEINVNDCARSPCANGATCVDQINNYTCLCATGFSGRDCDQPLGSECDSMPCHNGGTCHAGVYGQTFVCQCPINFMGSLCEIPVFSVPLQKQQQPPSPFPWVAVSLAFGLMAFVMLLCVLAIALRHVQRPGGGQRHDTETMNNLTESQRDNLIVESQLKLTNKKVDLDSDCIVEKTNYKDRNFALDWNLAAGLKPDLTQDLKCHKNHRKEESLPLRNPCHQQPECRISTVSSARGLMYQPVYRTSEGRMHDIITEV, from the exons ATGGCAACCTTTCCCAGCATTGGCACCGCGCTCTTCTTGTTGTTAGTTCCCCAG GTTTCTGCTAGCGGTACATTCGAGTTGAGGATCGAACAGTTTGAGAACTCCGGGGCTCTGTTAGCTGCTGGGAACCGCTGTGTACCTGAGTGCCGAACCTTCTTCCGGGTGTGTCTGAAGCATTTCCAAAAGGTGGTCTCCCCGGAGCCGTGTACTTACGGCAATGTGCTGACCCCGCTGCTGGGAACAAACTCGTTCACTGTGCCGGATAACCAAGCTCCGCTCAGGATCAACTTCACCTTCAAGTGGccg GGAACCTTCTCTCTGATCATTGAAGCCTGGAATTCTGCCTCGAACCTGCCGAGTCTCA ATGTCACCAGCCCCGAGACGTTGATCAGTCGTTTTGCCATCCAGAGGCACCAGCCAGTGGGCACAGCCTGGGCCCAGGATTCCCTGCAAGGGGAGCACACCCAGTTGTACTACTCGTACCGGGTGGTATGCAGCCAGCATTACTACGGAGAGGGATGCTCCGATTACTGCCGGCCCAGGAACGACACCTTTGGGCACTACACCTGTGGCAAGGAGGGCCAGAGGCTCTGCCTGCCGGGCTGGCAGAATGAATACTGCTCACAAT CGATTTGCCAGGCTGGATGCAGCTTGGATCACGGCTACTGTGACCAACCAGGCGAGTGCAA gtGCCACTATGGATGGCAGGGCCGTCTGTGTGATCAATGCATGCACTATCCTGGCTGTCTACATGGGACATGCCAGCAGCCCTTTCAGTGTACCTGTAAGGAGGGCTGGGGCGGTCTCTTCTGTAATCAGG ACCTGAACTATTGCACTCACAACAGGCCTTGCCTGAACAACGCAACCTGTACTAACACTGGCCAGGGCAGCTATACCTGTACGTGCCAGCCTGGCTTCACTGGCACCAACTGCGAATCGGCCCTTCGTCAATGTGACAGCAGCCCCTGCCGAAACGGGGGAACATGCACg GAACTGGACGACTCGTACATGTGCTCCTGCCTCCCTGGTTTCTATGGACAACACTGTGAGGACAGCACCCTCACCTGCGCTGAGTCCCCCTGTTTCAATGGCGGCTCCTGCATCGAGAGATCACAGGGCCCTCCCTACAGCTGTATCTGTCCACTGGCCTTTACCGGCTTAAACTGTGAGCAGAAAGTGGACTGGTGCACCAGGAACCTGTGTGCAAATG GAGGCCAATGCTTCGACCTGGGGTTCTCGAGAATGTGCCGCTGTCAGGCCGGCTTTGCTGGGCAAAGGTGCGAGATCAACGTGAACGACTGCGCCAGAAGCCCATGTGCCAACGGGGCCACCTGCGTTGACCAGATCAACAACTACACGTGCCTGTGTGCCACTGGCTTCTCAGGCCGGGACTGTGACCAGCCGCTGGGCAGCGAGTGTGACTCCATGCCATGCCACAATGGTGGGACGTGCCACGCTGGCGTGTACGGTCAAACCTTCGTGTGTCAGTGCCCCATCAACTTCATGGGGTCCCTCTGCGAGATTCCCGTCTTCTCTGTCCCATTGCAGAAACAGCAGCAGCCCCCCAGCCCCTTCCCCTGGGTCGCTGTGTCCCTGGCCTTTGGACTGATGGCTTTCGTCATGCTGCTGTGCGTCCTGGCCATTGCCTTGAGGCACGTGCAGAGGCCCGGCGGGGGGCAGCGCCACGACACAGAGACCATGAACAACCTAACTGAGTCCCAGAGGGACAACCTGATCGTGGAATCGCAGCTCAAACTCACCAACAAGAAGGTGGACCTGGATTCTGACTGCATCGTAGAGAAGACCAACTACAAAGACAGGAACTTTGCCCTGGATTGGAATTTAGCTGCAGGCCTCAAGCCTGATCTGACTCAAGACCTGAAATGCCATAAAAACCACAGAAAAGAGGAAAGTTTGCCCCTCAGAAACCCGTG